Proteins encoded within one genomic window of Episyrphus balteatus chromosome 1, idEpiBalt1.1, whole genome shotgun sequence:
- the LOC129911082 gene encoding mucin-2 — MKTFKLLILVILQLASFCTSTSASTEPLASTSAVPFQLISPAQYQAILELNNGNPFISQNRLISGGSEVITDIINNIVNGLITPVNITGLDPINNSLLKPSIDKTQGYPFCTIQTNRNSHHSQRSYDAIVDPPGSNFGTFSINFYHPGTVNIDNYDEDLSTDELEPSDYRPSSTSRPAATANSNPAAVDLNKDKPNSSSGAPVINCIVVLKEPSPPATPSPTTPLPPTPTPTQRPPKRPSYYPHQYPTTLTHPPRDPHYSIGPYQIIPIPYPPFLGLLGPAASSSAPNWANWPNTPTFPPSNNPNSAISPTWPYWPSVNSPSVVAASQGMKGPGPSQTAQPTWPYLTTIPSQAASTQHHHHVPATLPFNIPSSFWTAINPNAAAENAVPLPSYPNPAAWYRPSAAGAFNPNQLMQQQQQQQYNEAANEIRSVLHDDETDPEDKENLGDALIEEGVQNSRKIQSRRMGEKRI, encoded by the exons ATGAAGACCTTCAAATTGTTGATTTTGGTCATCTTACAGTTGGCCAGTTTTTGTACCTCAACAAGTG CTAGCACTGAGCCTCTAGCATCCACATCAGCTGTACCATTTCAATTGATATCCCCTGCCCAATACCAAGCTATTCTCGAACTAAACAATGGCAATCCATTTATCTCACAAAACAGACTTATTTCCGGCGGTTCCGAAGTGATAACAGACATCATCAATAACATTGTTAATGGCCTAATAACCCCCGTCAATATAACCGGCTTGGATCCAATCaataattcacttttaaaaCCTTCCATCGATAAGACCCAAGGTTATCCATTTTGTACCATTCAAACAAATAGAAATTCCCATCACTCTCAAAGAAGTTACGATGCAATTGTTGATCCTCCAGGCAGCAATTTCGGTACATTTTCCATCAATTTCTATCATCCGGGAACAGTGAATATTGATAACTATGATGAGGACTTGAGCACCGACGAATTGGAGCCATCAGACTATCGTCCGAGTTCAACAAGTCGGCCAGCAGCAACAGCCAACTCCAATCCTGCAGCAGTCGATTTGAATAAAGATAAACCTAATAGTTCCTCCGGTGCGCCGGTTATAAACTGCATTGTTGTTCTAAAAGAACCATCACCGCCAGCTACTCCATCACCAACTACTCCATTGCCACCAACTCCAACTCCCACACAACGTCCACCTAAACGGCCATCATATTATCCACATCAGTACCCAACTACATTAACCCATCCTCCTCGCGATCCACATTATTCAATTGGTCCTTATCAAATCATCCCTATTCCATATCCACCATTCCTTGGCTTGCTTGGACCGGCAGCATCATCAAGTGCTCCAAATTGGGCCAATTGGCCAAACACTCCAACATTCCCACCATCAAACAATCCCAATTCAGCGATATCGCCAACATGGCCATACTGGCCATCAGTGAATTCTCCATCCGTCGTTGCAGCCTCTCAGGGCATGAAGGGTCCCGGTCCATCACAAACTGCTCAACCAACATGGCCCTACTTGACAACGATCCCCTCACAAGCTGCAAGCactcaacatcatcatcatgttCCAGCGACATTACCCTTCAACATACCAAGTTCTTTCTGGACAGCAATCAACCCTAATGCAGCAGCAGAAAATGCAGTCCCTTTGCCAAGTTATCCAAATCCAGCTGCATGGTATCGTCCTTCAGCTGCGGGTGCATTTAATCCAAATCAATtaatgcaacaacaacaacaacaacaatacaatGAGGCAGCTAATGAGATTAGGTCTGTCTTGCATGATGATGAAACAGATCCTGAAGATAAGGAAAATCTGGGGGATGCACTAATTGAAGAAGGAGTTCAAAATTCTCGTAAAATACAATCACGACGAATGGGGGAGAAACGaatttaa